Proteins encoded in a region of the Zea mays cultivar B73 chromosome 2, Zm-B73-REFERENCE-NAM-5.0, whole genome shotgun sequence genome:
- the LOC103647043 gene encoding uncharacterized protein, producing the protein MATKPGRAAAAVLLLTLLAALHVAAHNNNNENRNPSGGGGDPGAFFAGMPRFSGGGVPGSGRFFGGWGEGGLGYRRGVVVPPSTVCPQDGPCRGKRLTCPPRCFRTFSYGGKNGGGGGGCSFDCTERCAATC; encoded by the coding sequence ATGGCCACCAAGCCCGGCAGGGCGGCCGCCGCGGTGCTGCTCCTCACCCTGCTCGCCGCTCTACATGTGGCCGCCCACAACAACAACAACGAGAACCGCAACCcgagcggtggcggcggtgacccgGGCGCCTTCTTCGCCGGGATGCCGCGGTTCAGCGGCGGCGGGGTGCCAGGCAGCGGCAGGTTCTTCGGCGGGTGGGGCGAGGGCGGTCTCGGGTACCGGCGCGGCGTTGTGGTGCCGCCCTCCACGGTGTGCCCGCAGGACGGGCCCTGCCGCGGGAAGCGCCTCACCTGCCCGCCGCGCTGCTTCCGGACCTTCAGCTACGGCGGCAAGAACGGGGGCGGCGGCGGAGGCTGTAGCTTCGACTGCACCGAGCGCTGCGCCGCCACCTGCTGA
- the LOC100216574 gene encoding uncharacterized LOC100216574, translating into MLFLQSVTKNADKLKDSTESKILGSENGPLWKDYFEGGATWAFDVGSQSMTCPIIVEDLDRPRQMLVEMLCEDRGIFLEIADFIKGLGLTILRGVMETRKSKIWARFTVEVIQLNLKISILSVQNLKQ; encoded by the exons ATGCTTTTCTTACAAAGTGTGACGAAAAATGCAGACAAGCTCAAGGACTCTACTGAGTCTAAG ATACTTGGTAGCGAAAATGGCCCCCTTTGGAAAGACTACTTCGAAGGTGGGGCTACCTGGGCTTTTGATGTCGGCTCTCAGTCTATGACATGTCCGATCATTGTCGAGGATCTTGACCGACCTCGTCAAATGCTTGTGGAG ATGCTCTGCGAGGATAGAGGAATCTTCTTGGAGATAGCTGATTTCATCAAAGGACTTGGACTGACTATCTTGAGGGGTGTGATGGAAACACGCAAAAGTAAAATCTGGGCACGATTCACTGTTGAGGTAATACAGCTAAATTTGAAAATTAGTATCCTTTCAGTTCAAAATCTGAAGCAATAA